From one Haloferax marinisediminis genomic stretch:
- the radB gene encoding DNA repair and recombination protein RadB — translation MTAPVSTGCASLDNLLDGGFERGTVTQVYGPPAAGKTNVALSAAVNVAAEGKTVVYIDTEGLSVDRFQQLAEAVAPADVEAVTSRLMISEAYDFEDQEEAVRDAAEFVEQADLIVLDSATGFYRLERTAEGDGGESLRRVARQVTHLLSLARKHDLAVVLTNQVYSDPDTDRTRPLGGHTLEHWTGTVVRLDRFRGGNRRATLEKHRAKPAGETATFKITDRGLASTEL, via the coding sequence GTGACAGCGCCAGTCTCCACCGGATGTGCTTCGCTCGACAACCTGCTCGACGGTGGGTTCGAACGCGGCACCGTCACGCAAGTGTACGGTCCGCCCGCCGCTGGAAAGACCAACGTCGCCCTCTCTGCGGCCGTCAACGTCGCCGCCGAAGGCAAAACCGTCGTCTACATCGACACAGAAGGGTTGTCAGTCGACCGCTTCCAGCAACTCGCCGAAGCAGTCGCACCCGCTGACGTGGAGGCTGTCACCTCGCGATTGATGATAAGCGAGGCGTACGATTTCGAAGACCAGGAGGAGGCCGTCCGCGACGCCGCCGAGTTCGTCGAACAAGCGGATCTCATCGTCCTCGACTCCGCGACTGGATTCTACCGACTCGAACGCACCGCCGAGGGTGACGGTGGCGAGTCGCTCCGCCGTGTCGCGCGACAGGTCACCCACCTCTTATCCCTCGCGCGGAAACACGACCTCGCTGTGGTCTTGACGAATCAGGTGTACTCCGACCCCGATACCGACCGGACGCGTCCGCTCGGTGGACACACGCTCGAACACTGGACCGGAACCGTCGTCCGACTCGACCGCTTCCGCGGCGGGAACCGACGGGCGACCCTCGAAAAACACCGTGCGAAACCGGCCGGTGAGACGGCGACGTTCAAGATTACGGACCGCGGACTCGCCAGCACAGAGTTATAA
- a CDS encoding CBS domain-containing protein, protein MDIADIATPDFIEVDVNERLGKVRSIFERENPKGIIVVDDGEYAGVIGEKQLINSHVEDNTKASALTKAVPKIDRNEDVREVARMLVEGDTKVAPVYEGKEQYGVVTQNDILEAVLENLDALTVEQIYTEDVVTIGERDRLGQAINQLREHGISRLPVTNGDGRLAGVLTTYDLVEFMVRDEGRQGKQDRRGDTDRMLDLPVYDLMTSPALTATPEESVRDAVSRMLENDIAGLVVTPKDDDGEVLGVLTKTDVLRALTFTEEEQMDVQVTNIGLLETLGRADIVSAITEVANKYQRMNVHHAHVRFHEHKEKLRGTPLIQCQIRLRTSHGQLAGSGEGYGSEHAFHVALDKLERNVLEVKGFEADERYRGQLLRKLNEL, encoded by the coding sequence ATGGATATTGCTGATATCGCCACTCCTGATTTCATCGAGGTCGACGTTAACGAGCGATTAGGCAAAGTCCGCTCGATCTTCGAGCGGGAAAACCCTAAAGGAATCATCGTCGTGGACGACGGCGAGTACGCGGGCGTCATCGGTGAGAAGCAACTCATCAACTCGCACGTCGAAGACAACACGAAAGCATCGGCGCTGACGAAAGCAGTCCCGAAAATCGACCGAAACGAGGACGTTCGTGAAGTCGCGCGCATGCTCGTCGAGGGAGACACCAAAGTCGCCCCTGTCTACGAGGGCAAAGAGCAGTACGGCGTCGTCACGCAGAACGACATCCTCGAAGCAGTCCTCGAGAACCTCGACGCGCTGACGGTCGAACAGATTTACACCGAAGACGTCGTCACCATCGGCGAGCGTGACCGCCTCGGGCAAGCCATCAACCAACTCCGAGAACACGGCATCTCGCGACTTCCCGTCACCAACGGCGACGGCCGCCTCGCAGGCGTCCTCACCACGTACGACCTGGTCGAGTTCATGGTTCGCGACGAAGGCAGACAGGGGAAACAGGACCGTCGTGGTGACACCGACCGGATGCTCGACCTCCCGGTCTACGACCTGATGACGAGTCCCGCACTCACCGCGACGCCCGAAGAGAGCGTCCGTGATGCCGTTTCGCGCATGCTCGAAAACGACATCGCTGGGCTCGTCGTCACGCCCAAAGACGACGACGGCGAGGTGCTCGGTGTGCTGACCAAGACCGACGTGCTCCGCGCACTCACGTTCACGGAAGAAGAGCAGATGGACGTGCAGGTCACGAACATCGGCCTCTTGGAGACGCTCGGCCGCGCCGACATCGTCTCGGCCATCACCGAGGTGGCGAACAAGTACCAGCGGATGAACGTCCACCACGCGCACGTTCGCTTCCACGAACACAAAGAGAAACTCCGCGGCACGCCGCTCATCCAGTGTCAGATTCGCCTCCGCACGAGTCACGGGCAACTGGCCGGCAGCGGTGAAGGCTACGGCTCTGAACACGCGTTCCACGTCGCGCTCGACAAACTCGAACGCAACGTGCTCGAAGTGAAAGGCTTCGAAGCCGACGAACGCTACCGCGGCCAACTCCTGCGGAAGCTGAACGAACTGTAA
- a CDS encoding type II/IV secretion system ATPase subunit produces MATPDKNSKTDRYDGEESFRADGSGRAALIPTTGPDAMATRAKELPVPAADRIEYGPADVESEHEELDDEETEAPETLREAVLREVKAFFADIDDETAFAPTPSDQFIEENFFDFSFLEGVEDVEHYWVNKPFAFVSILYDHKQREHRYHVSEPILDPFETFVRDDLTKILRNSLLYRDLDHDGDREEVFDDEAREIISEHAATVEDGSLWKLFYFLLRDFIHFGRIDPVMRDPGIEDISCDGDGVPVYIFHGVYRDMPTNVVFDDGDLSSYTIRLAQRAGKQVTVSDPLVDASLPDGSRVQLTLGSDIATRGSNFTIRKFADEPLSPVDLVRWNTFSVEQMAYFWLAIENNRSLIFAGGTGSGKTTSMNAVSFFVPGHAKVVSIEDTREITLPHDNWIQSVTRDTFTADGRGEVSMYALLQAALRQRPEYLLVGEIRTEERVALTFFHSIATGHTAYTTFHADSSQGVVHRMRNEPLGVPAQMLSDLDIISVQKQIHLDGDRTRRNIAVTEITGVDEDGEVELRDVFKRNPTNDAHERVGESKILDEIAAERGWTQADLQYELDIRADVLRFIAAQGIDDYRAVSAMIRRFERDREGLLAHVYAETSLATVEPDDEADSGESAADTEFDESLDDEELAAEAEEILSDLFDIEVGDADDSTSADDADDVETDAATTEETSEEDAAASADDDVTNGSDSEDDDAR; encoded by the coding sequence ATGGCGACTCCTGACAAGAACTCCAAGACAGACCGCTACGATGGCGAGGAATCGTTCCGAGCAGACGGCTCGGGCCGTGCAGCACTGATCCCAACGACCGGCCCAGACGCGATGGCTACGCGTGCGAAGGAACTCCCAGTTCCGGCGGCAGACCGCATCGAGTACGGCCCCGCCGACGTCGAGTCCGAACACGAAGAGCTGGACGACGAAGAGACCGAGGCCCCCGAGACACTCCGTGAGGCAGTCCTCCGCGAGGTCAAGGCGTTCTTCGCAGACATCGACGACGAAACCGCGTTCGCACCGACACCGTCTGACCAATTCATCGAAGAGAACTTCTTCGACTTCTCCTTCCTCGAAGGCGTCGAAGACGTCGAACACTACTGGGTGAACAAACCCTTCGCGTTCGTCTCGATTCTCTACGACCACAAACAGCGAGAACACCGCTACCACGTGAGCGAACCGATCCTCGACCCCTTCGAGACGTTCGTCCGCGACGACCTGACGAAGATTCTCCGAAACAGCCTGCTGTACCGCGACCTCGACCACGATGGCGACCGCGAAGAGGTGTTCGACGACGAGGCACGCGAGATTATCTCTGAGCACGCCGCGACGGTCGAAGATGGCTCGCTCTGGAAGTTGTTCTACTTCCTGCTTCGCGACTTCATCCACTTCGGTCGTATCGACCCCGTGATGCGCGACCCCGGAATCGAAGACATCTCGTGTGACGGTGACGGCGTCCCAGTGTACATCTTCCACGGTGTCTACCGCGACATGCCGACGAACGTCGTCTTCGACGACGGCGACCTCTCGTCGTACACCATCCGCCTCGCCCAACGCGCAGGCAAGCAGGTGACCGTCTCCGACCCGCTCGTCGACGCGAGTCTCCCTGACGGCTCTCGCGTCCAACTGACGCTCGGCTCCGATATCGCGACCCGTGGGTCGAACTTCACCATCCGGAAGTTCGCAGACGAACCGCTGTCGCCAGTCGACCTCGTCCGCTGGAACACCTTCAGCGTCGAACAGATGGCGTACTTCTGGCTCGCCATCGAGAACAACCGCTCGCTCATCTTCGCGGGTGGCACGGGGTCTGGAAAGACCACCTCGATGAACGCAGTGTCGTTCTTCGTCCCCGGACACGCGAAGGTCGTCTCTATCGAGGACACGCGTGAAATCACCCTCCCGCACGACAACTGGATTCAGTCGGTCACCCGTGACACCTTCACGGCCGACGGTCGCGGCGAAGTGTCGATGTACGCGCTCTTGCAGGCCGCCCTTCGACAGCGCCCCGAGTATCTCCTCGTCGGTGAGATTCGGACCGAAGAACGCGTCGCACTGACGTTCTTCCACTCGATAGCGACGGGCCACACCGCCTACACGACGTTCCACGCGGACTCCTCGCAAGGGGTCGTCCACCGGATGCGGAACGAACCGCTCGGCGTGCCCGCACAGATGCTGTCCGACCTCGACATCATCTCCGTCCAGAAGCAGATTCACCTCGACGGCGACCGGACGCGACGCAACATCGCAGTCACCGAAATCACCGGCGTCGACGAAGACGGTGAGGTCGAACTCCGCGACGTGTTCAAGCGCAACCCGACGAACGACGCGCACGAACGCGTGGGCGAGTCGAAGATTCTCGACGAAATCGCGGCCGAACGCGGCTGGACCCAAGCCGACCTCCAGTACGAACTGGACATCCGTGCCGACGTACTCCGCTTCATCGCTGCGCAGGGAATCGACGACTACCGCGCCGTGTCGGCGATGATTCGCCGGTTCGAACGCGACCGTGAGGGCCTCCTCGCCCACGTCTACGCAGAAACGTCCCTCGCAACCGTCGAGCCAGACGACGAAGCAGACAGCGGCGAATCCGCTGCCGATACTGAGTTCGACGAATCGCTCGACGACGAGGAACTCGCCGCCGAGGCAGAAGAAATCCTCTCTGACCTCTTCGACATCGAGGTCGGCGACGCCGACGACTCCACGTCTGCTGACGACGCCGACGACGTCGAGACTGACGCTGCGACCACCGAGGAGACGTCCGAGGAAGACGCTGCGGCGTCTGCTGATGACGACGTGACCAACGGTTCCGACTCGGAGGACGACGATGCCCGCTGA
- a CDS encoding type II secretion system F family protein → MPADSSSSVPLPDYEVEQYFPREHFDESPEDVRRLRERYGYVRTYFKRHPAGHRDLQRWLNQTRIGMTYDVYLTQSVKLALVAAAIGSLLGIAVTFVLVQMGVLANASSPVSFGAGYGLIAPLLPYKVPILGTLLVLLLGGLFGAGTYYARYYTPRSRAEMRGRSVDILLPHAIVYMYALSHGGMSFLEVIRSVADAPDYGEVSREFEMIDRDMDLFGNDLFTALRNARNLTPSLNFEQFLDDLLSVLDSGGDVTAFLDRESSTYLEEARDEQEDFIETLSMLSEVFVAAFVAAPLLLIVTLMVISFLGGNTLVQLYALNYLIFPLGMALFLLLIDVLSAPYTQDTVQTKHDVTIVEELWMALHEFAAVARRELQRAREERWGSDDAIASDGGVVDARLDHYRRANAVSTLRELVGDPLDIMRRQPYLSALITVPIAVVAPIVAIALGLATPSIDAMLADPYNTTVWLAVLPFAIVAVPLTVFHELRTRRERTLERRFPDTLNLLSSANQMGIPLVESLALVSRWSSGILADELRALRNDIRWNYDAHSALMAFASRLGVPQLSRVIRLIASGGRTSGDLSRVLSVAAEDTRNRYKLEKSRRRAMGSYIAIVVMGYLVYLFVILMLGASYLAPLAEMTAPTTASNGQALPIGIGSVPIDNFHVVFLHSALIQAVGSGLLAGKLADNSALSGLKYALGLSALALIAFALV, encoded by the coding sequence ATGCCCGCTGATTCGTCGTCCTCGGTGCCGCTGCCCGACTACGAGGTCGAGCAGTACTTCCCACGCGAACACTTCGACGAATCGCCGGAAGACGTCCGTCGCCTCCGCGAGCGCTACGGGTACGTTCGCACGTACTTCAAGCGCCACCCTGCGGGACACCGTGACCTCCAGCGCTGGCTGAACCAGACGCGCATCGGGATGACCTACGACGTCTACCTCACGCAGTCTGTCAAACTGGCGCTCGTCGCTGCAGCTATCGGGTCACTCCTCGGTATCGCCGTGACGTTCGTCCTCGTGCAGATGGGCGTGCTGGCAAACGCCAGCAGTCCAGTGAGCTTTGGTGCTGGCTACGGTCTCATCGCACCGCTCCTCCCGTACAAGGTTCCCATCCTCGGGACCCTTCTCGTCCTCCTCCTCGGAGGACTGTTCGGCGCCGGAACGTACTACGCGCGCTACTACACTCCGCGGAGTCGCGCCGAGATGCGTGGCCGAAGTGTGGACATCCTGCTCCCGCACGCCATCGTCTACATGTACGCCCTCAGCCACGGTGGGATGAGCTTCCTCGAAGTCATCCGCTCTGTGGCCGACGCACCCGACTACGGCGAAGTGTCACGCGAGTTCGAAATGATCGACCGCGACATGGACCTGTTCGGCAACGACCTGTTCACGGCCCTCCGCAACGCGCGGAACCTGACTCCGTCGCTCAACTTCGAGCAGTTCCTCGACGACTTACTCTCGGTTCTCGACTCCGGTGGCGACGTCACCGCGTTCTTGGACCGCGAGTCGTCTACCTACCTCGAAGAAGCACGTGACGAACAAGAGGACTTCATCGAGACGCTCTCGATGCTCTCTGAGGTGTTCGTCGCGGCGTTCGTCGCCGCACCACTGCTGCTCATCGTCACCCTGATGGTCATCAGTTTCCTCGGCGGCAACACGCTCGTCCAACTGTACGCGCTGAACTACCTCATCTTCCCACTGGGGATGGCGTTGTTCTTGCTCCTCATCGACGTGTTGTCGGCCCCGTACACGCAAGATACGGTCCAGACGAAACACGACGTGACGATCGTCGAAGAGCTTTGGATGGCCCTCCACGAGTTCGCCGCCGTCGCTCGGCGTGAACTCCAGCGCGCCCGTGAGGAACGCTGGGGAAGCGACGACGCAATCGCCTCCGACGGCGGCGTCGTCGACGCCCGACTCGACCACTACCGCCGCGCGAACGCGGTCAGCACTCTCCGGGAACTCGTCGGCGACCCACTGGACATCATGCGCCGTCAGCCGTACCTCTCGGCGCTTATCACGGTGCCAATCGCAGTCGTCGCCCCCATCGTCGCCATCGCGCTCGGTCTCGCGACGCCGAGCATCGACGCCATGCTGGCCGACCCGTACAACACGACGGTTTGGCTGGCTGTGCTCCCGTTCGCCATCGTCGCCGTCCCGCTCACCGTGTTCCACGAGCTTCGAACTCGCCGCGAGCGAACTCTCGAACGACGCTTCCCAGACACGCTCAACCTGCTGTCGAGCGCGAACCAGATGGGCATCCCGCTCGTCGAGTCGCTCGCACTCGTCTCTCGGTGGTCGAGCGGCATCCTCGCGGACGAACTCCGCGCGCTCCGAAACGACATCCGCTGGAACTACGACGCGCACTCGGCGCTCATGGCCTTCGCAAGCCGCCTCGGCGTTCCACAGCTCTCGCGGGTCATCCGCCTCATCGCGAGCGGTGGCCGGACGAGTGGTGACCTCTCGCGCGTCCTCAGCGTCGCTGCCGAAGACACGCGAAACCGATACAAACTGGAGAAGTCCCGCCGTCGCGCGATGGGTTCGTACATCGCCATCGTCGTCATGGGATACCTCGTCTACCTGTTCGTCATCCTGATGCTGGGTGCGAGTTACCTCGCGCCCCTCGCCGAGATGACTGCGCCCACGACGGCGTCGAACGGGCAAGCACTCCCCATCGGCATCGGCTCCGTCCCAATCGACAACTTCCACGTGGTGTTCCTCCACTCCGCGCTCATCCAGGCGGTCGGGAGTGGCCTCCTCGCTGGCAAACTGGCCGACAACAGTGCCCTCAGTGGCCTGAAGTACGCCCTCGGACTGTCTGCGCTGGCGCTCATCGCCTTCGCATTGGTGTAA
- a CDS encoding Ig-like domain-containing protein: MTHKIPSKHTQSPLRHVSRGLVARFGSDGSHLRTDQRGASAILGTMFAFALVVSVVAMVQVSAVPAWNQQTEFEHLQTVESEFAIFDENVAKAADGHATRSTIDAGVDYPTRALFLSPAAGSGTLRTTDEAAASITGAVATGETGTYWDSTEHTFDTRSFVYQPDYRYMQENPALVHEGVSQYTAYSSGEVGATQSLVDGTKISLVLFEGDINVGTGESTTFGVVPLSAGTDYITVTDTGTPITISVPTRLSNETWHDLLADEPNVQSITYTNGTDYNTLTVELVPGKTYDLQLSRVGLDTAGIQQEPAYIVDVEGDDAVVPPGATHRVTVEVRDAQNNPVPNAVVKASPGLTDESGRIEARDTGTISTVTDANGRATFTYSATGSIDGVVSDEFDIVVEDSSGTEVDRMTFDVQLRVGGTSDPLRGLVADIDDPGFVYADVDGNGEFDGSDYQVSNTGTGDAVVYDAGSDRLVVPPSVGTIFSNESVSLSGNGVSLHVDVVTSSSSSGDITIDARSGSVAGVGVSISSVQKGNILVQAADEIDISGASVNQADGSITVTADGDVDIDNAGLTTIQSDTITVESTSGFVSARSADISGNGDVAVDGATGVDLTGGGLSSVKDTRGLSVGSSSGGVNLNGVVMLGDGGIDVTAENNIYVVGANIASSKGNANSDVIITSNSGMVSGREAALSAKHDIVITAATRISLPQSSLEDRDNSPELNAPTVEV; this comes from the coding sequence ATGACTCACAAAATCCCCTCCAAACACACACAATCGCCACTCAGGCACGTATCGCGCGGGCTCGTCGCACGCTTCGGGAGCGACGGCTCGCACCTCCGAACCGACCAGCGAGGTGCATCTGCCATCCTCGGGACGATGTTCGCGTTCGCACTCGTCGTCTCCGTCGTCGCCATGGTGCAGGTCTCGGCGGTTCCCGCGTGGAACCAACAGACCGAGTTCGAACACCTCCAGACCGTCGAGAGCGAATTCGCCATCTTCGACGAGAACGTCGCCAAGGCTGCTGACGGGCACGCAACCCGGTCGACCATCGACGCCGGCGTCGATTACCCGACTCGGGCGCTGTTCCTCTCGCCTGCAGCAGGCTCCGGAACCCTCCGAACGACGGACGAAGCGGCCGCGAGCATCACGGGTGCCGTCGCGACCGGCGAGACCGGAACGTACTGGGACAGTACCGAACACACCTTCGACACCCGTTCGTTCGTCTACCAGCCTGACTACCGTTACATGCAGGAAAACCCAGCGCTCGTCCACGAAGGCGTCTCGCAGTACACTGCCTACTCGTCGGGCGAAGTCGGTGCGACGCAGTCGCTCGTCGACGGCACTAAAATCTCACTCGTGCTGTTCGAGGGTGACATCAACGTCGGCACCGGTGAGTCGACGACCTTCGGTGTCGTTCCACTGAGCGCTGGAACCGACTACATCACGGTCACGGACACGGGCACGCCGATTACCATCTCCGTGCCGACTCGGCTCTCCAACGAGACGTGGCACGACCTCCTCGCTGACGAACCCAACGTCCAGTCGATTACGTACACGAACGGGACGGACTACAACACCCTGACCGTCGAACTCGTGCCCGGAAAGACGTACGACCTGCAACTCTCGCGCGTCGGACTCGACACGGCGGGAATCCAACAGGAGCCAGCCTACATCGTCGATGTCGAGGGTGACGACGCCGTCGTTCCACCCGGAGCGACACACCGCGTCACTGTCGAAGTACGCGATGCACAGAACAACCCAGTTCCGAACGCTGTCGTCAAGGCGAGTCCAGGACTGACCGACGAGAGCGGTCGCATCGAAGCCCGTGACACCGGAACAATCTCGACTGTCACCGACGCCAATGGCCGTGCGACGTTCACCTACTCGGCGACGGGCAGCATCGACGGTGTCGTCTCCGACGAGTTCGACATCGTCGTCGAAGACTCGTCAGGAACCGAGGTCGACCGGATGACCTTCGACGTGCAACTCCGTGTCGGCGGTACCTCCGACCCCCTCCGTGGGTTGGTCGCTGACATCGACGACCCCGGCTTCGTGTACGCTGACGTGGACGGAAACGGTGAGTTCGACGGGTCTGACTACCAGGTCTCCAACACTGGAACCGGCGACGCCGTCGTCTACGATGCAGGCTCCGACAGACTCGTGGTTCCCCCGAGCGTTGGGACCATCTTCTCTAACGAGAGCGTCTCCCTCTCTGGCAACGGTGTGTCGCTCCACGTCGACGTCGTGACCTCCAGTTCGAGTTCGGGTGACATCACCATCGACGCACGGAGTGGGTCCGTCGCTGGCGTGGGTGTCAGTATCTCCTCGGTACAGAAGGGGAACATCCTCGTCCAAGCAGCCGACGAAATCGACATCTCGGGTGCGTCGGTCAACCAGGCCGACGGGTCGATAACGGTGACCGCTGATGGTGACGTCGACATCGACAATGCAGGGTTGACGACCATCCAATCGGACACGATAACCGTCGAGTCGACTAGTGGGTTCGTCAGCGCTCGGAGCGCCGACATCAGTGGAAACGGAGACGTCGCAGTGGACGGCGCTACGGGCGTCGACCTGACAGGCGGTGGCCTGTCGAGCGTCAAAGACACCCGTGGTCTGTCCGTCGGGTCGTCGAGTGGTGGCGTCAACCTCAACGGTGTCGTCATGCTCGGTGACGGCGGCATCGACGTGACCGCAGAGAACAACATCTACGTCGTCGGTGCCAACATCGCGTCGTCGAAAGGGAACGCCAACAGCGACGTCATCATCACGTCGAATTCCGGGATGGTGAGTGGTCGCGAAGCGGCACTCTCCGCGAAGCACGACATCGTCATCACCGCAGCGACGCGCATCTCTCTGCCGCAGTCGTCGCTAGAAGACAGGGACAACTCCCCTGAACTGAACGCACCCACGGTGGAGGTCTGA
- a CDS encoding Ig-like domain-containing protein, with amino-acid sequence MPRFATLSRFTKQTRGTSEILGLVFAFGLVISVIAIGQLAGAPAWTAGDEADHSASVSSDIASLDAAIFRSSGTDASGRVAIDADVSYPERYLVVSPPGSVGSFHVDGTDTVTITNVTAAGPESVFWDGTNRTYTTTSIVYKPDYAERDEATLVIESGVSYLENDGSAVVHRQSLVRGTDVSLVFFEGELDGHTTGGETVSLSPISVRTEILPVYNEDEPIRITVPTFLPEDDWRDLMDEEPHASVVSYTTAGDHATVTIELEAGVMYNVRVARLGVGDPVNPDPGAYVVTEAGEDAAVPAGGRETLAVRVFDQYGAPVAGATVTAPSSTPLGGTVAPLGGATTVTDETGRARFSYTAPEGVTDIDHDTVTITLAGASGPGSTVTIPLEVRGAGETYEVRNVAMTPTATPTPTPTPTPTPTPTATPTPTPTPTATPTPTATPTPTPTPEDSFVIDDGSVVPSVDFVGDLELLGSAIKQGTTDVPVTVSFVAGGDTHSPSEWDNVNDGQQHSFTLNGHGGDVISIVAAAEGYVTADSSADAQQVAVLRNGDPVPDIKGYDGQQDAEEFVAPYISDDGQTMELADNQVIFLFELGSTNPSDNAFDMQDAVILVTLWEA; translated from the coding sequence ATGCCACGGTTCGCGACGCTATCTCGGTTCACGAAACAGACGCGCGGGACGTCCGAGATCCTCGGCCTCGTCTTCGCGTTCGGCCTCGTCATCTCGGTCATCGCCATCGGCCAACTCGCGGGGGCACCCGCGTGGACTGCTGGGGACGAAGCGGACCACAGCGCGAGCGTCTCTTCCGACATCGCGTCACTCGATGCCGCAATCTTCCGGAGTTCTGGCACCGACGCCAGTGGTCGGGTCGCAATCGACGCGGACGTGTCGTACCCCGAGCGATACCTCGTGGTGTCGCCCCCCGGGAGCGTCGGTAGTTTCCACGTCGACGGAACCGACACCGTGACCATCACAAACGTGACGGCGGCCGGTCCCGAGTCGGTGTTCTGGGACGGAACCAACCGAACCTACACGACGACGTCCATCGTCTACAAACCCGACTACGCCGAACGTGACGAGGCCACGTTGGTCATCGAAAGCGGTGTCTCGTACCTCGAAAACGACGGGTCTGCAGTCGTTCACCGCCAGTCTCTCGTCCGTGGAACCGACGTCTCGCTCGTCTTCTTCGAAGGTGAGCTAGACGGCCACACGACGGGTGGCGAAACGGTGTCGCTGTCACCGATTTCGGTCCGAACCGAAATCCTCCCAGTATACAACGAGGACGAACCGATTCGCATCACCGTACCGACGTTCCTGCCAGAAGACGACTGGCGTGACCTCATGGACGAGGAACCGCACGCGTCAGTCGTCTCCTACACGACGGCCGGTGACCACGCCACCGTGACCATCGAACTCGAAGCAGGCGTCATGTACAACGTCCGTGTCGCTCGGCTCGGCGTCGGCGACCCCGTCAACCCCGACCCGGGTGCGTACGTCGTCACTGAAGCGGGTGAAGATGCTGCCGTCCCTGCTGGTGGCCGTGAGACGCTCGCTGTCCGCGTGTTCGACCAGTACGGGGCACCCGTCGCAGGAGCGACGGTCACGGCACCGTCGTCGACACCGCTCGGTGGAACCGTCGCCCCACTCGGTGGAGCGACTACCGTCACCGACGAGACGGGCCGTGCTCGGTTCTCGTACACCGCTCCCGAGGGAGTCACTGACATCGACCACGACACCGTCACCATCACGCTCGCCGGTGCGAGTGGCCCCGGTTCGACGGTGACTATCCCGTTGGAAGTCCGTGGTGCCGGTGAGACGTACGAGGTTCGGAACGTGGCGATGACGCCAACCGCGACGCCGACACCCACCCCGACTCCGACCCCAACGCCCACCCCAACAGCGACGCCAACTCCAACGCCCACCCCAACAGCGACACCCACCCCAACAGCGACACCCACCCCAACGCCGACCCCAGAAGACAGCTTCGTCATCGACGATGGCTCGGTCGTTCCCTCTGTCGACTTCGTAGGTGACCTCGAACTGCTCGGAAGCGCAATCAAACAAGGCACCACGGACGTCCCTGTGACGGTGTCGTTCGTCGCCGGCGGTGACACACACTCACCGTCGGAGTGGGACAACGTCAACGATGGTCAGCAGCACTCGTTCACCCTGAATGGACACGGTGGAGACGTGATATCCATCGTCGCCGCCGCCGAAGGATACGTCACTGCTGATTCCTCGGCTGACGCACAGCAGGTCGCCGTCCTTCGAAACGGTGACCCAGTCCCCGATATCAAGGGGTACGATGGTCAGCAGGACGCAGAGGAGTTCGTCGCCCCGTACATCAGCGACGACGGACAAACGATGGAACTGGCAGACAACCAGGTCATCTTCCTGTTCGAACTGGGGTCGACGAACCCGAGCGACAACGCCTTCGACATGCAGGACGCCGTCATCCTCGTGACGCTCTGGGAAGCGTAA
- a CDS encoding haloacid dehalogenase type II has translation MPFDSDRVSTVTFDSYSTLVDVDAAEKALADRVADPEPVSKLWRARSLEYTFVGNHIDEYRPFYEINRAALQYALDAHDVGVSETERDEILAVYHELDVFDDVRDSIERLRDAGYACYVVSNGNPEMLDSMVDHANIRDLLDGIVSADEVEVFKPDAELYRHAAARTGTAIDEIAHVTAGWFDVMGAQHAGMQGVWVDRKDSPWEPFGPEPDLTVPGITAFVDELGV, from the coding sequence ATGCCGTTCGACTCAGACCGCGTCTCGACTGTTACGTTCGACTCGTACAGCACCCTCGTCGACGTCGACGCCGCCGAAAAGGCGCTTGCTGACCGCGTCGCCGACCCAGAACCCGTCTCGAAACTCTGGCGGGCCCGCTCGCTGGAATACACGTTCGTCGGCAACCACATCGACGAATACCGTCCTTTCTACGAAATAAACCGCGCCGCGCTCCAGTACGCGCTGGATGCGCACGACGTGGGCGTCTCCGAAACCGAACGAGATGAAATTCTCGCCGTCTACCACGAGCTCGACGTGTTCGACGACGTTCGAGACTCCATCGAACGGTTGCGAGACGCTGGCTACGCCTGTTACGTCGTCTCGAACGGAAACCCAGAGATGCTGGACTCGATGGTGGACCACGCGAACATCCGTGACCTCCTCGACGGCATCGTCAGCGCGGACGAGGTCGAGGTGTTCAAACCCGACGCAGAACTCTACCGCCACGCCGCGGCAAGAACGGGGACCGCAATCGACGAGATTGCCCACGTGACCGCCGGGTGGTTCGACGTGATGGGTGCACAGCACGCGGGAATGCAAGGCGTCTGGGTCGACCGGAAGGACTCACCGTGGGAACCGTTTGGGCCGGAACCCGACCTCACGGTGCCGGGGATTACGGCGTTCGTCGACGAACTCGGCGTCTAA